The window CACTTATCAGTGTAGCAGCGATCGCCTTTCAGGAAGAGTTTCTCCCCTTCACGACGGCAGAGCTTGCATTTTGCTTGAGTATATCTTGCCACGATAGTTCTCCTTAATTAGACCCTGCGGCGTTTGGGCGGACGGCAACCGTTGTGCGGAATCGGGGTGATATCACGAATGAAGGTCACCTTGAAGCCTGCGTTATTGATGGCACGCATAGCGGCTTCACGACCAGAGCCGGGGCCCTTGACGTAAATACCTACGGTGCGCATGCCGGAATCCTGAGCACGCTTGGCAGCGGATTCAGCAGCCATCTGCGCCGCAAAAGGAGTGGACTTGCGGGAACCCTTGAAGTGAGCGCCTGCAGAAGCCCAGCTGACGACATTGCCCTTAACGTCAGTGAAGGTCACGATCGTGTTATTGAACGTGGCCTTGACGTGAGCGATGCCTACGGGAATGTTCTTCTTTTCTTTTTTCTTCCCAGCTCGACGAGGTCTAGCCATGGCTAATCTCCAGTTGAATTAAAATCTTAAAAAACGCGTCAAAGTCTATTAAGACTGTCGCGAATATTAACTAATGAACCAGCGCTATTTCTTCTTGCGGCCCATCACGGAGCGACGGGGGCCCTTACGGGTGCGAGCGTTGGTCTTGGACTTCTGACCGCGAACGGGCAGACCGCGACGATGGCGCAGACCGCGGTAGCAGCCAATGTCCATCAGACGCTTGATGTTGGTAGTGATTTCACGGCGGAGATCACCTTCAACTTTGTAATTGTCTTCAATTTCCTTACGGATAGCGTTGACTTCATCAGCAGTGAGGTTGTCACTGTTGGTCTGCCAATCGATCTTGGTATCCGTGAGAATCTGCAGGGCCGTGGTACGACCAATGCCGTAGATATACGTCAGCGCAATATCCATGCGCTTGTTTCTCGGCAAATCAACACCAGCTATACGTGCCATAGTATTTACCCTTTATCCTTGGCGCTGCTTGTGGCGGGGGTTCTCGCAGATTACACGGAGAACGCCGTTGCGCCTAATTACTTTGCACTTGG of the Pseudodesulfovibrio sp. zrk46 genome contains:
- the rpsK gene encoding 30S ribosomal protein S11, whose translation is MARPRRAGKKKEKKNIPVGIAHVKATFNNTIVTFTDVKGNVVSWASAGAHFKGSRKSTPFAAQMAAESAAKRAQDSGMRTVGIYVKGPGSGREAAMRAINNAGFKVTFIRDITPIPHNGCRPPKRRRV
- the rpsM gene encoding 30S ribosomal protein S13, translated to MARIAGVDLPRNKRMDIALTYIYGIGRTTALQILTDTKIDWQTNSDNLTADEVNAIRKEIEDNYKVEGDLRREITTNIKRLMDIGCYRGLRHRRGLPVRGQKSKTNARTRKGPRRSVMGRKKK
- the rpmJ gene encoding 50S ribosomal protein L36; the protein is MKVRPSVKKMCSKCKVIRRNGVLRVICENPRHKQRQG